In a genomic window of Curtobacterium flaccumfaciens pv. betae:
- a CDS encoding hemolysin family protein — protein sequence MSSDWWGIFWLVVLLMGNAYFVAAEFAVISARRSQIEPRAEEGSKAAQMTLWAMEHATRMLATTQLGITVCSLLILNVSEPAIHHLLEVPLHLTGWSAEVIGTVAFVFTLLLVSFLHVVFGEMVPKNISFSMPDRAALLLVPTLWYIGHGLHWVIVGLNEVANAVLRLFRVEPKDEAVSAFTVEEVQTIVEQSRREGTLTDDGKLALAFEFTEKKVRDVAVPMAELVTLPDDATPADVEHAVAQRGFSRYVLVGEDGSPTGYVHVKDVIDLRPDEFDDPVPPKRIRQLISLYTEMDLEDALATMRAAGRHVARAFDADGRTIGVLFLEDILEELVGEVEDATRRR from the coding sequence ATGAGCTCCGATTGGTGGGGCATCTTCTGGCTCGTCGTCCTGTTGATGGGCAACGCGTACTTCGTCGCGGCGGAGTTCGCGGTCATCTCGGCACGTCGCTCGCAGATCGAGCCCCGCGCCGAAGAGGGCTCGAAGGCTGCGCAGATGACGCTGTGGGCGATGGAGCACGCCACCCGCATGCTCGCCACGACCCAGCTCGGCATCACGGTCTGCTCGCTGCTCATCCTGAACGTGTCCGAGCCGGCGATTCACCACCTGCTCGAGGTCCCGCTGCACCTGACCGGCTGGAGCGCCGAGGTGATCGGCACCGTGGCCTTCGTGTTCACGCTGCTGCTCGTGTCGTTCCTGCACGTGGTGTTCGGCGAGATGGTGCCGAAGAACATCTCGTTCTCGATGCCGGACCGCGCCGCGCTGCTGCTGGTGCCGACGCTCTGGTACATCGGTCACGGCCTGCACTGGGTCATCGTCGGCCTGAACGAGGTCGCGAACGCCGTGCTGCGGCTGTTCCGCGTCGAGCCCAAGGACGAAGCGGTGAGCGCCTTCACGGTGGAAGAGGTGCAGACCATCGTGGAGCAGTCCCGCCGCGAGGGCACCCTGACCGACGACGGCAAGCTCGCCCTGGCGTTCGAGTTCACGGAGAAGAAGGTCCGCGACGTCGCCGTGCCGATGGCCGAGCTCGTCACCCTGCCCGACGACGCCACCCCGGCCGACGTCGAGCACGCCGTGGCGCAGCGCGGGTTCTCCCGCTACGTGCTCGTCGGCGAGGACGGCTCCCCCACGGGCTACGTGCACGTGAAGGACGTCATCGACCTGCGGCCGGACGAGTTCGACGACCCGGTGCCGCCGAAGCGCATCCGCCAGCTCATCTCGCTCTACACCGAGATGGACCTCGAGGACGCGCTCGCGACCATGCGGGCCGCCGGGCGCCACGTGGCCCGCGCCTTCGACGCGGACGGCCGCACGATCGGCGTGCTGTTCCTCGAGGACATCCTCGAAGAACTGGTGGGCGAGGTCGAGGACGCGACCCGACGCCGGTAG
- a CDS encoding GuaB1 family IMP dehydrogenase-related protein: MRFYETRPTHDLTYSDVFLVPSRSGVTSRFDVDLAANDGSGATIPIVSANMNSVTGPRLAATLARRGGLGVLPQDMHLQDLDAAIRWVKDQPVDFDTAYDMGAQTTVAEALEQLLPVAGRGVVVRDADGEYLGCVPATRLGTAGPDAVLGDLLHGASTAIDAEDAGTPRHVYDVLSAAEVDFAPVMRHGRVVGTTSQTSAIRSDIYTPAVDGSGRLRVAAALGINGDVAAKAKALAAAGVDVLVLDTAHGHQDGMLRALRTVASLQLGIPLVAGNVVTADAVAHLVGAGADIIKVGVGPGAMCTTRMMTAVGRPQFSAVLETAAAARSLGAHVWADGGVRYPRDVALALAAGASAVMIGSWFAGTLEAPGVLRRDAAGKAYKESWGMASAKAVRERFERLDLYERARKALFAEGISSSTIYLDPERPSVEDLLDMITTGVRSSATYAGASSLAEFSERALVGIQSAAGYEEGKPLPVSW, encoded by the coding sequence ATGAGGTTCTACGAGACGCGGCCGACGCACGACCTGACCTACTCCGACGTCTTCCTCGTCCCGAGCCGCTCCGGCGTGACGAGCCGCTTCGACGTCGACCTCGCGGCGAACGACGGCAGCGGTGCCACGATCCCGATCGTCAGCGCCAACATGAACTCCGTCACCGGCCCCCGGCTCGCCGCCACCCTGGCCCGCCGCGGCGGTCTCGGCGTGTTGCCGCAGGACATGCACCTGCAGGACCTCGACGCCGCGATCCGCTGGGTGAAGGACCAGCCGGTCGACTTCGACACCGCCTACGACATGGGGGCGCAGACCACCGTCGCCGAGGCCCTCGAGCAGCTCCTGCCGGTGGCCGGCCGTGGTGTGGTCGTCCGCGACGCCGACGGGGAGTACCTGGGCTGCGTGCCCGCGACACGCCTCGGCACCGCCGGCCCCGACGCCGTCCTCGGCGACCTGCTGCACGGCGCCTCGACCGCGATCGACGCCGAGGACGCCGGCACGCCCCGGCACGTGTACGACGTGCTCTCGGCCGCCGAGGTCGACTTCGCGCCGGTGATGCGGCACGGCCGGGTCGTCGGTACCACGAGCCAGACGAGCGCGATCCGCTCCGACATCTACACGCCCGCCGTCGACGGTTCCGGCCGGCTCCGGGTCGCCGCCGCGCTCGGCATCAACGGCGACGTCGCCGCCAAGGCGAAGGCACTGGCAGCCGCGGGCGTGGACGTCCTGGTCCTCGACACCGCGCACGGCCACCAGGACGGCATGCTCCGTGCACTCCGCACCGTCGCGTCGCTGCAGCTCGGCATCCCGCTCGTCGCCGGCAACGTCGTCACCGCCGACGCCGTCGCGCACCTGGTCGGGGCCGGAGCGGACATCATCAAGGTCGGCGTCGGGCCTGGTGCCATGTGCACGACCCGCATGATGACGGCCGTCGGTCGTCCGCAGTTCTCCGCCGTGCTCGAGACCGCGGCGGCGGCCCGCTCGCTCGGCGCGCACGTCTGGGCGGACGGCGGGGTGCGCTACCCGCGCGACGTCGCCCTCGCGCTGGCAGCCGGGGCGTCCGCCGTGATGATCGGCTCGTGGTTCGCCGGCACGCTCGAGGCCCCGGGCGTCCTGCGTCGTGACGCCGCGGGCAAGGCGTACAAGGAGAGCTGGGGCATGGCCTCGGCCAAGGCCGTGCGTGAGCGGTTCGAGCGTCTCGACCTGTACGAGCGGGCCCGCAAGGCGCTCTTCGCCGAGGGGATCTCGTCGTCGACGATCTACCTCGACCCGGAGCGTCCGAGCGTCGAGGACCTGCTCGACATGATCACCACCGGCGTCCGCAGCTCCGCCACCTACGCGGGCGCGTCGTCCCTCGCCGAGTTCTCCGAGCGCGCGCTGGTCGGCATCCAGTCCGCCGCCGGGTACGAGGAGGGCAAGCCCCTGCCCGTCAGCTGGTAG
- a CDS encoding multifunctional oxoglutarate decarboxylase/oxoglutarate dehydrogenase thiamine pyrophosphate-binding subunit/dihydrolipoyllysine-residue succinyltransferase subunit, with protein MSSHLTGTDETAGEFGANEWLVDELYEQFVADKESVDKSWWPVLESYHRTQVGDAPAPAGSPAQQAPTQQQSSTQQPATGDTPGEAKSGPIQAKTTSRQPAPQPIPAEANDAADDHEETHEDVATPLRGMAKTLASNMDASLTVPTATSVRTIPAKLMIDNRIVINNHLRRARGGKISFTHLIGWAMVQAIKDFPSQNVFYEERDGKPFVVAPAHVNLGIAIDVPKKDGTRSLLVPSIKRAETLTFGQFLSAYEDLVKRARDNKLTPADFQGTTISLTNPGGIGTVHSVPRLTKGQGSIIGAGALEYPAQFQGSASKTLVELGIGKTITLTSTYDHRVIQGAGSGEYLKHVHERLIGEHGFYDGIFAALRIPYKPIQWANDINVDLAHRVNKTARVQELINSFRVRGHLMADIDPLEYRQRTHPDLEIESHGLTFWDLDREFVTGGLAGTTSAPLRDVLGILRDAYCRTVGIEYMHIQDPEQRRWVQERIEVPYSKPSKEEQLRVLGKLNEAEAFETFLQTKYVGQKRFSLEGGESTIAFLDTLIQHAAGAGLAEVAIGMAHRGRLNVLTNIAGKTYGQIFREFEGSSLPGTVSGQGSGDVKYHVGTEGVFRTSDGSSIPVTIAANPSHLEAVDGVLEGIVRAKQDREAPGSFGVLPVLVHGDAAMAGQGVVVETLQMSQLRGYRTGGTVHLVINNQVGFTTPPESARSSVYSTDVAKTIQAPIFHVNGDDPEAVARVAELAFAYREEFHRDVVIDLICYRRRGHNEGDDPSMTQPLMYNLIEAKRSVRTLYTEALVGRGDITQEEYDEAHRDFQDRLERAFAETHEAQTGTIPVIDVDDDGAVQGLERPAAQRDDSEVEVHETAVSEELVRAIGDAHSNPPAGFSIHPKLQQLLTKRTEMTRNGGIDWAMAELMAIGSILVEGKPVRLAGQDARRGTFVQRQSVFHDRVNGQEWLPLSNLTEDQARFYVYDSLLSEYAAMAFEYGYSVERPESLVLWEAQFGDFANGAQIVIDEFISSAEQKWGQRSGLVLLLPHGYEGQGPDHSSARIERYLQLCAEDNMIVARPSTPASYFHLLRRQAWARPQKPLVVFSPKAMLRLRQATSAVEDFTTGTFEPVLDDARITDKGAVRRVVLHSGKVHHDLRAEVDKRGITDVALVRLEQLAPLPLDRLLEVLAGYPDADVVWAQEEPENQGAWPFVCMNLSPHLGGRPLSVAARSASAAPATGSSKRSAQEAAEVISTALSASA; from the coding sequence GTGTCGAGCCATCTGACCGGAACGGACGAGACCGCGGGCGAATTCGGGGCGAACGAGTGGCTCGTCGACGAGCTCTACGAGCAGTTCGTCGCGGACAAGGAGTCGGTCGACAAGTCCTGGTGGCCGGTCCTCGAGAGCTACCACCGCACGCAGGTCGGTGACGCTCCGGCTCCGGCGGGGTCCCCCGCACAGCAGGCGCCGACGCAGCAGCAGTCCTCGACGCAGCAGCCGGCCACCGGGGACACCCCCGGCGAGGCGAAGTCGGGTCCGATCCAGGCGAAGACCACCTCGCGCCAGCCGGCACCGCAGCCGATCCCGGCCGAGGCGAACGACGCCGCCGACGACCACGAGGAGACCCACGAGGACGTGGCGACCCCGCTCCGGGGCATGGCCAAGACGCTTGCGTCGAACATGGACGCCTCGCTGACGGTCCCGACCGCCACGAGCGTCCGGACCATCCCGGCGAAGCTGATGATCGACAACCGGATCGTCATCAACAACCACCTGCGACGCGCCCGCGGCGGCAAGATCTCCTTCACGCACCTGATCGGGTGGGCGATGGTGCAGGCGATCAAGGACTTCCCGAGCCAGAACGTCTTCTACGAGGAGCGCGACGGCAAGCCGTTCGTCGTCGCCCCGGCGCACGTCAACCTCGGCATCGCGATCGACGTCCCGAAGAAGGACGGCACCCGCTCGCTCCTGGTGCCGAGCATCAAGCGCGCCGAGACCCTGACGTTCGGGCAGTTCCTCTCCGCCTACGAAGACCTCGTCAAGCGTGCCCGTGACAACAAGCTCACCCCGGCGGACTTCCAGGGCACGACGATCTCGCTCACCAACCCGGGTGGCATCGGCACCGTGCACTCGGTCCCGCGTCTGACGAAGGGGCAGGGCTCGATCATCGGCGCCGGTGCCCTCGAGTACCCGGCGCAGTTCCAGGGTTCGGCGTCGAAGACCCTGGTCGAGCTCGGCATCGGCAAGACCATCACTCTGACGAGCACCTACGACCACCGCGTCATCCAGGGCGCCGGTTCGGGTGAGTACCTCAAGCACGTGCACGAGCGCCTCATCGGCGAGCACGGCTTCTACGACGGCATCTTCGCCGCGCTCCGGATCCCCTACAAGCCGATCCAGTGGGCGAACGACATCAACGTCGACCTGGCGCACCGGGTGAACAAGACCGCCCGCGTGCAGGAGCTCATCAACAGCTTCCGCGTCCGTGGGCACCTGATGGCCGACATCGACCCACTCGAGTACCGCCAGCGCACGCACCCCGACCTCGAGATCGAGAGCCACGGGCTGACCTTCTGGGACCTCGACCGCGAGTTCGTCACCGGTGGGCTCGCCGGCACCACCTCGGCACCGCTGCGCGACGTCCTCGGGATCCTGCGCGACGCCTACTGCCGCACGGTCGGCATCGAGTACATGCACATCCAGGACCCGGAACAGCGTCGCTGGGTGCAGGAGCGCATCGAGGTGCCGTACTCGAAGCCCTCGAAGGAAGAGCAGCTCCGCGTCCTCGGCAAGCTCAACGAGGCCGAGGCGTTCGAGACCTTCCTGCAGACCAAGTACGTCGGCCAGAAGCGCTTCTCGCTCGAGGGCGGCGAGTCCACCATCGCCTTCCTCGACACCCTCATCCAGCACGCCGCCGGAGCCGGACTGGCCGAGGTCGCGATCGGCATGGCCCACCGCGGCCGCCTGAACGTGCTGACGAACATCGCCGGCAAGACCTACGGCCAGATCTTCCGGGAGTTCGAGGGGTCCTCGCTGCCGGGCACGGTGTCCGGTCAGGGCTCCGGCGACGTGAAGTACCACGTCGGCACCGAGGGCGTGTTCCGCACGTCCGACGGCTCGAGCATCCCGGTGACGATCGCCGCGAACCCGTCCCACCTCGAAGCCGTCGACGGCGTGCTCGAGGGCATCGTCCGCGCCAAGCAGGACCGCGAGGCCCCCGGCAGCTTCGGTGTGCTCCCCGTGCTCGTGCACGGCGACGCGGCGATGGCCGGCCAGGGTGTGGTCGTCGAGACGCTGCAGATGTCGCAGCTCCGCGGCTACCGCACGGGCGGCACGGTCCACCTCGTCATCAACAACCAGGTCGGGTTCACCACCCCGCCCGAGTCGGCGCGCAGCTCGGTGTACTCCACCGACGTCGCGAAGACGATCCAGGCGCCGATCTTCCACGTGAACGGTGACGACCCCGAGGCCGTCGCCCGCGTCGCCGAACTCGCCTTCGCGTACCGCGAGGAGTTCCACCGCGACGTCGTGATCGACCTGATCTGCTACCGCCGTCGTGGGCACAACGAGGGCGACGACCCCTCGATGACGCAGCCGCTGATGTACAACCTCATCGAGGCGAAGCGCTCCGTCCGCACGCTGTACACCGAGGCCCTCGTCGGCCGCGGTGACATCACGCAAGAGGAGTACGACGAGGCGCACCGCGACTTCCAGGATCGCCTGGAACGCGCCTTCGCCGAGACGCACGAGGCACAGACCGGCACCATCCCGGTCATCGACGTCGACGACGACGGTGCGGTGCAGGGGCTCGAACGCCCGGCCGCGCAGCGCGACGACTCCGAGGTCGAGGTGCACGAGACCGCCGTGTCCGAAGAGCTCGTCCGGGCGATCGGTGACGCGCACAGCAACCCGCCCGCCGGGTTCTCCATCCACCCGAAGCTGCAGCAGCTGCTGACCAAGCGGACCGAGATGACGCGCAACGGCGGCATCGACTGGGCGATGGCCGAGCTCATGGCGATCGGGTCGATCCTGGTCGAGGGCAAGCCCGTCCGCCTCGCCGGACAGGACGCCCGACGCGGCACGTTCGTCCAGCGCCAGTCGGTGTTCCACGACCGGGTGAACGGCCAGGAATGGCTGCCGCTGTCGAACCTCACCGAGGACCAGGCCCGGTTCTACGTGTACGACTCCCTGCTGAGCGAGTACGCGGCGATGGCGTTCGAGTACGGCTACTCGGTGGAGCGCCCCGAGTCCCTCGTGCTCTGGGAGGCACAGTTCGGCGACTTCGCGAACGGCGCCCAGATCGTCATCGACGAGTTCATCTCGTCCGCCGAGCAGAAGTGGGGGCAGCGCTCCGGCCTCGTCCTCCTGCTGCCGCACGGGTACGAGGGCCAGGGGCCGGACCACTCGTCGGCGCGCATCGAGCGCTACCTGCAGCTGTGCGCCGAGGACAACATGATCGTCGCGCGACCGTCGACCCCGGCGTCGTACTTCCACCTGCTCCGCCGTCAGGCCTGGGCCCGGCCGCAGAAGCCGCTCGTCGTGTTCTCCCCGAAAGCGATGCTCCGGCTCCGTCAGGCGACGAGCGCGGTCGAGGACTTCACGACGGGAACGTTCGAGCCCGTGCTCGACGACGCGCGGATCACCGACAAGGGTGCCGTGCGCCGCGTCGTGCTGCACTCCGGCAAGGTGCACCACGACCTGCGTGCCGAGGTCGACAAGCGTGGCATCACCGACGTCGCACTCGTCCGGCTCGAGCAGCTCGCCCCGCTCCCCCTCGACCGCCTGCTCGAGGTGCTGGCGGGCTACCCGGACGCCGACGTCGTGTGGGCGCAAGAGGAGCCGGAGAACCAGGGCGCCTGGCCGTTCGTCTGCATGAACCTGTCGCCGCACCTGGGCGGCCGCCCGTTGTCCGTGGCGGCCCGCTCGGCGAGTGCCGCACCGGCGACGGGTTCCTCGAAGCGCTCCGCACAGGAGGCCGCCGAGGTCATCAGCACCGCGTTGAGCGCGTCGGCCTAG
- a CDS encoding GNAT family N-acetyltransferase produces the protein MTLSVESTTTWSDTDVADVAALVRLLGHDVDDASMRARLDRLTPEAGHRTWVVRGDDGRVVAVAGAQVTWAYASDEPTAQLLLLVVDDTARRLGTGSALIGTFEAWAVEQGARRLSAVSAAATDSAHRFYQKRGYHDAGVRYTKIA, from the coding sequence ATGACCCTCTCCGTCGAGTCGACCACCACCTGGTCCGACACGGACGTCGCCGACGTCGCCGCCCTCGTCCGCCTGCTCGGTCACGACGTCGACGACGCGTCGATGCGCGCCCGCCTCGATCGGCTCACCCCCGAAGCCGGGCACCGCACCTGGGTGGTCCGGGGGGATGACGGACGGGTCGTCGCCGTCGCCGGCGCGCAGGTCACGTGGGCGTACGCCAGCGACGAGCCGACGGCGCAGCTGCTGCTGCTGGTCGTCGACGACACGGCCAGGAGGCTCGGCACCGGTTCGGCGCTCATCGGCACGTTCGAAGCATGGGCGGTCGAGCAGGGCGCGCGTCGCCTCAGTGCCGTCAGCGCGGCCGCGACGGACAGTGCGCACCGCTTCTACCAGAAGCGCGGGTACCACGACGCCGGGGTGCGGTACACGAAGATCGCGTAG
- a CDS encoding LamG-like jellyroll fold domain-containing protein translates to MPNVATRRHVRCVGDLPRLLLAVSARTVLWSVLLLALWASLPAAFGWHVTTVVSDSMAPGIRTGDVVAAMPVDPDDLEAGRVLLVEDPDHRDRLRLHRLERIEPDGALRLRGDANPTADRTAVEPAAVLGVGVLRFPWIGLPGVWIRGGDWASLLLAGVVTAVLVVAGRADRDIVAGRPCRTCGTPRRDLRSPVVAEPRTATVTAPTSTTVPVAVFTAAAITLTLLAGAGAGAGAGAGFSGSTGTASALGTGGFGCFHQPAPGTALAWDFAEKSGPRVVDSSGSGADGTFTPAAARVDADCATNPYATFWTEDGAEGWAVTDTAVAAPNAFTIEVWFRTQDTDGGRVFGFGSDRSAASQYRDRHLYIGADGVLRFGVEGSGSQFKFTLGSTATVTDGEWHHAVATFQSRSMALWVDGQLQGSRSDAVTLRQYVGHWRAGRQTLAGWPNAGDYVYTGDVDTVRVHERVLDAAAITRAFQAGR, encoded by the coding sequence ATGCCGAACGTCGCCACCCGCCGTCACGTCCGCTGCGTCGGCGACCTGCCCCGGCTGCTCCTCGCGGTCTCGGCGCGGACGGTCCTCTGGTCGGTGCTGCTGCTCGCACTGTGGGCGTCGCTCCCCGCGGCGTTCGGGTGGCACGTCACGACGGTCGTCTCCGACTCGATGGCCCCCGGCATCCGGACCGGGGACGTCGTCGCCGCGATGCCCGTCGACCCGGACGACCTCGAGGCCGGACGGGTGCTGCTCGTCGAGGACCCCGACCACCGGGATCGACTCCGTCTGCACCGGCTCGAGCGCATCGAACCGGACGGCGCACTGCGTCTGCGCGGGGACGCGAACCCGACGGCCGACCGCACGGCCGTCGAACCCGCGGCGGTCCTCGGAGTCGGGGTGCTGCGGTTCCCGTGGATCGGGCTGCCGGGCGTCTGGATCCGCGGGGGCGACTGGGCCTCCCTGCTGCTGGCCGGCGTCGTCACCGCCGTGCTCGTCGTCGCCGGGCGAGCCGATCGCGACATCGTCGCCGGTCGCCCCTGCCGCACCTGCGGCACGCCCCGCCGTGACCTCCGCTCTCCCGTCGTCGCGGAGCCCCGGACGGCGACCGTCACCGCTCCGACGTCGACCACCGTGCCGGTCGCGGTGTTCACGGCAGCGGCCATCACCCTCACCCTGCTCGCCGGAGCAGGAGCCGGAGCTGGCGCGGGCGCTGGGTTCAGCGGTTCGACCGGCACCGCCTCGGCACTCGGCACCGGCGGGTTCGGGTGCTTCCACCAGCCCGCACCCGGCACGGCACTCGCGTGGGACTTCGCAGAGAAGAGCGGCCCCCGGGTCGTGGACTCGAGCGGGTCCGGGGCCGACGGCACCTTCACGCCCGCCGCTGCCCGGGTCGACGCCGACTGCGCCACGAACCCGTACGCGACGTTCTGGACCGAGGACGGGGCCGAAGGGTGGGCGGTCACCGACACCGCGGTCGCCGCTCCGAACGCCTTCACGATCGAGGTCTGGTTCCGCACCCAGGACACCGACGGCGGACGCGTGTTCGGCTTCGGCTCGGACCGCTCTGCGGCGTCCCAGTACCGCGACCGGCACCTGTACATCGGCGCCGACGGAGTCCTGCGGTTCGGCGTCGAGGGATCAGGGTCGCAGTTCAAGTTCACGCTGGGATCGACGGCGACGGTCACCGACGGCGAATGGCACCACGCGGTCGCGACGTTCCAGTCGCGATCGATGGCGCTCTGGGTCGACGGCCAGCTGCAGGGCAGTCGTTCCGACGCCGTCACCCTGCGGCAGTACGTCGGACACTGGCGCGCCGGACGCCAGACGCTGGCCGGTTGGCCGAACGCCGGCGACTACGTCTACACCGGCGACGTGGACACGGTCCGGGTGCACGAGCGCGTCCTCGACGCAGCGGCGATCACCCGCGCGTTCCAGGCCGGCCGCTGA
- a CDS encoding zf-HC2 domain-containing protein, with product MSGCDCSKAKAELEEFLHDELRHEDAADIREHMDGCEDCQTEHRVGVVLMETVRRACKETAPDQLRSEILARIRVEQATH from the coding sequence ATGAGCGGCTGCGACTGCTCGAAGGCGAAGGCCGAGCTCGAGGAGTTCCTGCACGACGAGCTCCGCCACGAGGACGCCGCGGACATCCGCGAGCACATGGACGGCTGCGAGGACTGCCAGACCGAGCACCGCGTCGGCGTCGTGCTCATGGAGACCGTCCGTCGCGCCTGCAAGGAGACCGCTCCCGACCAGCTGCGCAGCGAGATCCTCGCGCGCATCCGGGTGGAGCAGGCGACGCACTGA
- a CDS encoding sigma-70 family RNA polymerase sigma factor: MLTAVPTTLGTLGLDLAAMTTDEPQAAPHHLVDETEVQLDAVEEEHEALDDAADEPVDAKTVSEGELRSLFEDQALPFMDQLYGAAMRMTRNPADASDLVQETFVKAFAAFRQFKQGTNLKAWLYRILTNTFINTYRKNQRNPYQGTIDELEDWQLGGAESVTQSISARSAEADAIDHLPSSAVKDALQAIPEDFRMAVYFADVEGFSYQEIADIMKTPVGTVMSRLHRGRRLLRGLLADHARETGIVPDAASTATMRGRGRGAAQTTKATAATGRTGRKDAR; encoded by the coding sequence GTGCTGACCGCGGTGCCGACGACGCTCGGCACGCTCGGCCTAGACTTGGCGGCGATGACGACCGACGAACCGCAGGCAGCTCCGCACCACCTGGTCGACGAGACCGAGGTGCAGCTCGACGCCGTCGAAGAGGAGCACGAAGCCCTCGACGACGCCGCAGACGAGCCGGTGGATGCGAAGACCGTCTCCGAGGGGGAGCTGCGGTCCCTGTTCGAGGACCAGGCGCTGCCCTTCATGGACCAGCTCTACGGTGCGGCCATGCGGATGACCCGCAACCCGGCCGACGCGTCGGACCTGGTGCAGGAGACGTTCGTCAAGGCCTTCGCCGCGTTCCGCCAGTTCAAGCAGGGCACGAACCTGAAGGCCTGGCTGTACCGGATCCTCACGAACACGTTCATCAACACGTACCGCAAGAACCAGCGGAACCCGTACCAGGGCACCATCGACGAGCTCGAGGACTGGCAGCTCGGCGGCGCGGAGAGCGTCACCCAGTCGATCTCCGCCCGGTCCGCCGAGGCCGACGCGATCGACCACCTGCCGTCCTCCGCCGTGAAGGACGCACTGCAGGCCATCCCGGAGGACTTCCGGATGGCCGTGTACTTCGCCGATGTCGAAGGCTTCTCGTACCAGGAGATCGCCGACATCATGAAGACCCCAGTGGGGACGGTCATGAGCCGCCTCCACCGTGGCCGCCGGCTCCTCCGTGGGCTCCTGGCGGACCACGCCCGTGAGACCGGCATCGTCCCGGACGCAGCGTCGACGGCGACGATGCGTGGACGGGGACGAGGCGCGGCACAGACGACGAAGGCAACCGCGGCCACGGGTCGCACCGGACGGAAGGACGCACGATGA
- the aroA gene encoding 3-phosphoshikimate 1-carboxyvinyltransferase: MADTTHSHSGAQPADPWIAPVAGGPLRGDVALPGSKSLTNRELVLAALADGPSTIRLPLHSRDSALMIAGLRALGVGIEELEPAAGTAPNPYGPDLRITPAPMHGDVRLDCGLAGTVMRFLPPLAALAVGPVTVDGDPYARKRPMHAIVQGLVDLGVDVTDDGGGSMPFSFTGTGSVRGGALTIDASASSQFVSGLLLSAPRFDEGLHLTHVGERLPSMPHIEMTVAALRARGVRVDEPSVGEWVVHPGPIGARDVTIEPDLSNAAPFAVAALVAGGTVRIRTWPTETTQVGADLETLLPLWGASVARDGDDLVVDGGVGIRGGASLPGLELDLSRGGELAPALVALAALADGPSEITGIGHLRGHETDRLAALAADLNRSGGAVHELDDGLRIEPAPLHGSAWGAYDDHRMATAGAIVGLVVDGVAVDDIGSTAKTLPQFPELWAALVASSVAAAPVSGD, translated from the coding sequence ATGGCAGACACGACGCATTCCCACAGCGGGGCCCAGCCCGCCGACCCCTGGATCGCCCCGGTCGCAGGGGGTCCGCTGCGCGGCGACGTCGCGCTGCCCGGGTCGAAGTCGCTGACGAACCGGGAGCTCGTGCTCGCGGCCCTCGCGGACGGCCCCTCGACGATCCGGCTCCCGCTGCACTCCCGTGACTCGGCGCTGATGATCGCGGGCCTCCGTGCGCTCGGCGTCGGCATCGAGGAGCTCGAGCCGGCGGCCGGCACCGCCCCGAACCCCTACGGCCCGGACCTCCGGATCACGCCCGCCCCGATGCACGGCGACGTCCGCCTGGACTGCGGGCTGGCCGGCACCGTGATGCGCTTCCTGCCACCGCTCGCCGCCCTGGCCGTCGGACCCGTCACGGTCGACGGCGACCCCTACGCCCGCAAGCGACCGATGCACGCCATCGTGCAGGGACTGGTGGACCTCGGTGTCGACGTCACGGACGACGGCGGCGGTTCGATGCCGTTCTCGTTCACCGGAACGGGCTCGGTCCGCGGTGGGGCCCTGACGATCGACGCCTCGGCGTCCTCGCAGTTCGTCTCCGGGCTGCTGCTGTCAGCACCCCGCTTCGACGAGGGCCTGCACCTCACCCACGTGGGCGAACGCCTGCCGAGCATGCCGCACATCGAGATGACCGTCGCGGCGCTCCGTGCCCGCGGCGTCCGCGTCGACGAGCCGTCGGTCGGCGAGTGGGTCGTGCACCCGGGCCCGATCGGCGCCCGCGACGTCACGATCGAGCCCGACCTGTCGAACGCGGCGCCGTTCGCCGTCGCCGCGCTCGTCGCCGGCGGCACGGTGCGCATCCGCACCTGGCCCACCGAGACGACGCAGGTCGGTGCCGATCTCGAGACGCTCCTGCCCCTGTGGGGGGCGAGCGTGGCACGTGACGGTGACGACCTGGTCGTCGACGGCGGCGTCGGGATCCGGGGTGGGGCCTCCTTGCCGGGTCTCGAACTCGACCTGAGCCGCGGCGGCGAACTCGCCCCGGCGCTCGTCGCGCTGGCCGCGCTGGCGGACGGCCCGAGCGAGATCACCGGCATCGGTCACCTGCGGGGGCACGAGACGGACCGCCTGGCCGCGCTGGCGGCGGACCTCAACCGGTCTGGAGGCGCGGTGCACGAACTCGACGACGGCCTGCGGATCGAGCCGGCGCCGCTCCACGGCAGCGCCTGGGGCGCGTACGACGACCACCGGATGGCGACCGCCGGGGCGATCGTGGGCCTCGTCGTCGACGGCGTCGCCGTCGACGACATCGGGTCGACCGCGAAGACGCTGCCGCAGTTCCCGGAGCTGTGGGCGGCGCTCGTGGCGTCCTCGGTGGCCGCTGCACCGGTGAGTGGGGACTGA